CATTTAAAATGGCCGGTTTCTGGGTTCAGCTGAAAACTCCTTTGGTGATCTCCACCATGAACCGGGCAATAAAATCTTAAATACTTTCCGGAGGGTTTCCCGCTCCCCTGGCCCCGGTAGTTCTCAATCTCTCTCAAGGATAAGATGATATTGTCAACCATTAACCTATTTCTCCTTAAATATTGATTTAGCCGGTTTAAATATCATTTCAACTTTTCCGATATCTCCAAACCGATTTTTTTTGATATCCAATAAGACTGCCCGGCTTTCCACGCCATCCTTTTTATCTTCATGAATTAAAAAAATAGCTGTATCGGCTGAATATTCAATATCACCGCTTTCTTTAAATGAGATTAGGCTTGCTTCTCCTTGCTTTAGCCGGTTCTGGCTGGAGATAATCAATACTGGGCTGCTTAACCGGTTTGCCAATTCTCTTAATTCTGAAACCAGATCTCCAACAATGTGCCGATATTCCCGCCGGTTTTCATCCTCTGGGGTTTGAATTGCGGACCACCTTTGAAGGTAATCAATTACAATTAAGATTTTTTCCACTCTGTGCTTTTTTATGATCTGCAAAGCCTTGGCCTTTACAGTGGGAACCTTCAAGCGTGAGTTTCCCTCAAGGAAAAATAACTTATTCAAATTAATTTCCTTTTGAGCTCGTTCTAATTCTTCAATATTTCCCTTTCCCTCTCGGTAATTTTTTAAAATGAAATTTCCACCATTTAAATTCAATCTTTGGCATACTGCTTTCAATGCGAGGGTTTCCAAGGATTCCTCAAAACTGATAAAGAGGGCCGGGTATCCGGTTTCCACCGCTTTAATTGCTACTTGTAAAGCAAAGGTTGTTTTACCGGCTCCGGGTTCAGCTGCTAATAAATGGATCCCAGGTTGCAACTCTCCCAGTAATTTATCTACCTTTATAATTCCGGTTGGTAAACCAATTGCCTTTTTTTGGTCTTTCATTTCTTTCTTTTTTTTCGCTTCCTCTAAAACATTTGGGAATAACTGATCAAGTGAAAAACATTCCCCGGCTTTTAGTTCTAAAATTGCTTGCTGTACTCGGTTTAATTCTTCCTGGGTAGTGGTTAAGATCTCACCCGCTGGCCGGTTTTCTCCTAATTGCTTCATCCCATTTTCCATAACTTTTGCCATTAACCTTTTTTGATATAAATTAATAAGTTCCTCGGCTGCTTCTCGTGGGTTCTCGGTTGGTTCTCCGTCTATCCTGGGCATGGGTTTTTCATCTTTCGCTGCTGTTTCAATCTGGGAATAAAGATTGCGGTTCTCTTGGTTTCCGATAATCTCAAGGTCAAGCAAATCGATCAACTCATAAAAAAGATCTGGTTTCTTCGCTATCGCTGCCAATAACGATTTTTCCAGGGTGGGATCATAATATTCACTCTCAAGGTTGAACTTATCTGGCATTTCTTTATCTCCTTTCTTTTATTTTTGCCCCTTGTCAACTCTTTTTCTCAAGGAAAAACCACACCCCACGCGGTTTTAAAGATGCGTGGGTGTGGTTATTTACTTATTACTTATAAAGGTTTTTTCCTTTTTTGAAAAACTCTAATTTTTGCCTCTGTGAATACCGGTACCACGATTTTTGAAATAAAGTTTTATCAGCCAATCCTAGAGGTTTTATCAGCCAATCCTATAGGTTTTATCAGCCAATCCTATAGGTTTTGTCAACCTTTTTTTCCCTTTTTTTCCGCTCTGTAAATAGGATTTACGCTATTTTTGATGAAATTTTTACCCCTTGACAATGGTGTCAACCTTTTTTTATCGGGTTTGCTTCTTCCTTTTTTTTCTTCTCTAGGAGTTGAAATTTCCTTTTATATTCAGGTTTAACCGCTCTTTCATTGCTTTCTAATCGGCTCATCATGGAAATTGAAATTCCCAAGTAGTTGGCCAGTTGCGTGGCTGTCCATCCTAATGATTTTCTTAACTCTCGGATCTCCTCACCGGTCCAGTTTTTTGCCTTGCTTTTGTTTTTTCCCGGCTTTGGAGGTAAATATTTAAGATTTTGGCTTGCTTCTTTCAGTGGAATGGGTGGAATAAAAAGGGTTTTGCAATTTAAAAACTCGTTCCAATATCTGCTCTTAATTCTTCCCACCTTATTCGCTTTTGGCCTGAGATATTCCGGCCAGGCATTAAAATTGATCTGCCATCCCCATTTTTCCTGTTCTAAAATGGCATTAATAACCTGATTTTTAAATTGTCCCCGCTTTCTAAAATCTTCCGGGTGAGTTTCTCGGCCTGAAAACTCGATGATTTCTTGATTGGAAATTTCAAGATTTCTTCCCCACTCAAAGCGATTTTTGAAGGTCAACAAAACAGCCAGAGTGGCACTCATGCTATTTTGTTTTCGTTCCACTTTCTCGAGCATTTCCCTTGCCAAATAACCAAACTGCCTCATTGAGGGTTCACCATGTAAAAAGATTTCCCCCCAGATTCCATCCCTTCCTACAATTTGCCAATCCTTATAATCGCATTTTATTTTTCCATCTTTTACATCAAAAGATCCTTGGCCGAATTTATTTAAGTGAATATCCCAGAGTGGGAAGGTTCCGGCTTGATAATTAAAGGTTTGTACTTCCCTTTCATTTCTTTGGTTTTTCCCGGTAAGTTCAAGATGTAAGATTTGCATTCCGATTGATTGCAGTTGGTTGAGAATTTCAATGCACTTTTTATCTTTTTCTTCTCGGTTTAGATCTGTTCTTTTATCAAGCCCCAAGCATTTATAAAATTCTTCCCTTGGGATACAGAAAGATCTTTTTTCCTCGGTTGTATCTTTGGGAGTAACCGCAGCGTATGATAAAAGCAACAAATGAACCCAAGCAGCGTCTATTCCTAATTGATTAACCAGATCCCAGGCCAGCTCTTTTTGAACCAATTCAATGGATACGCCTTGCTTCATGATAACTTGATAAGCGAATTTCCCTTTTAATTTTTCTCCATTTATTGCATGAATAAAATAAGGGTGTCCCTCATCATCTTCTTTCCATTCTTTTGATATTAGAAAGGCCCTAACCGCTCCAAAGGCCGGAGCACTGCTTGCGAAAGGTGCCAACCCATTTATAAATGGTGAGGTGGTTTCTGGATATTTAATAAATTTAAGAAAAATATCGCGGAACCTCTCTATTATTTCTCTTTGCTTTTTTTGGCTTTTTGCGTGTATTTGGTTTAGCTGTTGAATGGCTTCATTTTTTTCCGGGGTTGTACCTTCGATTTTTTCGATCTCTTTTTTAATCTTCACCAGGGTTAAAGAGGTAAAAGAAATATCGATAAATAATGAAACGATATCCATCAATGTCCCTATAGCTTCTTTTGATCCAATCTCTTGTTTAATTTCTTCTGGAATTTCTTCAATGATGATGTTATTTATCGTTTGTAATAACTCATTTGGAGAAAAATTATTTGGTAAGTTCCTCATTTTGCTTTCAATATTTTTATTGATTTGCTCCAATGTTTCCCCAATTTCTCCGGTTGGAATTTTAAACCCTGAAAGCAAAGCGATTAAAGAAAATAAATCTGGGTCCAGTTCCTTTAATTTTTGTAGTGTTTCACCGTTTAAACTCATATATTCCCCCCTTTTGTGTAATGTCTTCTATGATCTGCTGCTGTTGGTGGTGTCGGTATTTCTCAAATTCATTAATGAGATCTGTGGTATCAACTCCGATATTTCCTAAAAATTCTAGGACCTTTCCGGGTATAGGATTTAGTCCCGATAAGGTGTTATAGATATAAGATACCGGGGTTTTTGTTGCTATTGATATCTTTCTTGGTGATAAATTGTTTTCCTTTAAAACGGTTTTTAATGGGTTTTCCATGGTTTCACCTCCATTTTTTTGAAGGTGACAAAAGCAGGCAATGGGGTTATAATAAAAAATGATCTATTGAATGGTAGAACTCAGGGAAGGTTAAACCATTCACCCACTGCCCGGGCTTGTCACCGCAAGTT
Above is a window of Candidatus Atribacteria bacterium ADurb.Bin276 DNA encoding:
- the dnaC_1 gene encoding Replicative DNA helicase, whose translation is MPDKFNLESEYYDPTLEKSLLAAIAKKPDLFYELIDLLDLEIIGNQENRNLYSQIETAAKDEKPMPRIDGEPTENPREAAEELINLYQKRLMAKVMENGMKQLGENRPAGEILTTTQEELNRVQQAILELKAGECFSLDQLFPNVLEEAKKKKEMKDQKKAIGLPTGIIKVDKLLGELQPGIHLLAAEPGAGKTTFALQVAIKAVETGYPALFISFEESLETLALKAVCQRLNLNGGNFILKNYREGKGNIEELERAQKEINLNKLFFLEGNSRLKVPTVKAKALQIIKKHRVEKILIVIDYLQRWSAIQTPEDENRREYRHIVGDLVSELRELANRLSSPVLIISSQNRLKQGEASLISFKESGDIEYSADTAIFLIHEDKKDGVESRAVLLDIKKNRFGDIGKVEMIFKPAKSIFKEK
- a CDS encoding Helix-turn-helix domain protein, with the translated sequence MSLNGETLQKLKELDPDLFSLIALLSGFKIPTGEIGETLEQINKNIESKMRNLPNNFSPNELLQTINNIIIEEIPEEIKQEIGSKEAIGTLMDIVSLFIDISFTSLTLVKIKKEIEKIEGTTPEKNEAIQQLNQIHAKSQKKQREIIERFRDIFLKFIKYPETTSPFINGLAPFASSAPAFGAVRAFLISKEWKEDDEGHPYFIHAINGEKLKGKFAYQVIMKQGVSIELVQKELAWDLVNQLGIDAAWVHLLLLSYAAVTPKDTTEEKRSFCIPREEFYKCLGLDKRTDLNREEKDKKCIEILNQLQSIGMQILHLELTGKNQRNEREVQTFNYQAGTFPLWDIHLNKFGQGSFDVKDGKIKCDYKDWQIVGRDGIWGEIFLHGEPSMRQFGYLAREMLEKVERKQNSMSATLAVLLTFKNRFEWGRNLEISNQEIIEFSGRETHPEDFRKRGQFKNQVINAILEQEKWGWQINFNAWPEYLRPKANKVGRIKSRYWNEFLNCKTLFIPPIPLKEASQNLKYLPPKPGKNKSKAKNWTGEEIRELRKSLGWTATQLANYLGISISMMSRLESNERAVKPEYKRKFQLLEKKKKEEANPIKKG